In Nocardioides cavernae, a single genomic region encodes these proteins:
- the prcB gene encoding proteasome subunit beta, which yields MSDSRLPASYMTPGTSSFADFLGVQAPDLLPSRRAVPTGDAGSLAPHGTTIVAATFAGGVVMAGDRRATMGNIIAQRDIEKVFPADEFSVVGIAGTAGLAVEMVRLFQTELEHYEKIEGTTLSMDGKANRLAALIRANLGLAMQGLAVVPLFAGYDLIADQGRIFSYDVTGGRYEETAFHSVGSGSLFARGSLKKLYRDDLDAEGAVTAVVQALYDAADDDSATGGPDLTRRIFPVVHVITPDGGRRLPDDEVSAIADRIIAARMQRPDGPAAALT from the coding sequence ATGAGCGACTCCCGCCTGCCTGCGTCCTACATGACCCCCGGGACGTCGAGCTTCGCCGACTTCCTCGGCGTCCAGGCGCCCGACCTGCTCCCGTCGCGGCGCGCGGTCCCCACCGGCGACGCCGGCAGCCTGGCGCCGCACGGCACCACGATCGTCGCGGCCACCTTCGCCGGCGGCGTGGTCATGGCCGGCGACCGGCGCGCGACGATGGGCAACATCATCGCCCAGCGCGACATCGAGAAGGTCTTCCCGGCCGACGAGTTCTCCGTGGTCGGCATCGCCGGCACCGCGGGCCTCGCCGTCGAGATGGTCCGGCTGTTCCAGACCGAGCTCGAGCACTACGAGAAGATCGAGGGCACGACGCTGTCGATGGACGGCAAGGCCAACCGGCTCGCCGCCCTCATCCGCGCCAACCTCGGCCTGGCGATGCAGGGCCTCGCCGTCGTGCCGTTGTTCGCCGGCTACGACCTCATCGCTGACCAGGGCCGCATCTTCAGCTACGACGTGACCGGCGGACGCTACGAGGAGACGGCCTTCCACTCCGTCGGCTCCGGCTCGCTGTTCGCCCGCGGCTCGCTCAAGAAGCTCTACCGCGACGACCTCGACGCCGAGGGCGCGGTCACGGCCGTGGTCCAGGCGCTCTACGACGCCGCCGACGACGACTCGGCCACCGGCGGCCCCGACCTGACCCGCCGCATCTTCCCGGTGGTCCACGTGATCACGCCCGACGGCGGTCGGCGGCTGCCCGATGACGAGGTCTCGGCGATCGCCGACCGGATCATCGCCGCCCGGATGCAGCGCCCCGACGGCCCGGCCGCGGCCCTCACCTGA
- a CDS encoding ubiquitin-like protein Pup gives MAQEQKQPRKSSQEESATEEVVESDVAERKEMIDEDVDAILDEIDEVLETNAEDFVKSFIQKGGQ, from the coding sequence ATGGCCCAGGAGCAGAAGCAGCCGCGCAAGTCCTCGCAGGAGGAGTCGGCGACCGAGGAGGTCGTGGAGTCCGACGTCGCCGAGCGCAAGGAGATGATCGACGAGGACGTCGACGCGATCCTCGACGAGATCGACGAGGTCCTCGAGACCAACGCCGAGGACTTCGTGAAGTCATTCATCCAGAAGGGCGGTCAGTGA
- the dop gene encoding depupylase/deamidase Dop: MSVRRVMGTEVEYGISVQGQPSANPMVASSQIVNAYASSTVKARRARWDFEEESPLRDARGFDMARQVADPSQLTDEDLGLANVILTNGARLYVDHAHPEYSSPEVTTPLDVVRWEKAGEQVMLDASRMAAQVPGSTPIVLYKNNTDNKGASYGAHENYLMRRSTPFAEIVRHLTPFFVSRQVVTGAGRVGIGQDGRDTTPERGFQISQRADYFEVEVGLETTLKRPIINTRDEPHADPAVYRRLHVILGDANLAEVSIYLKTGTTALVLAMIEDAFIDRDLSVEGAVKALRDVSHDPTLRQLVTLRDGRRLTAVQLQLEYLDLARKYVEDRYGADADEQTVDVLARWESVLTRLERDPMECAGELDWVAKLKLLTQYRDRDDLDWDDAKLHLIDLQYADVRPDKGLYHRLAAAGRIERLLDDATIEAAMHDPPVDTRAYFRGRCLDKYADSVAAASWDSVIFDLPGRESLQRVPTIDPLRGTRAHVGELIDRSDSAQALVAAITR; encoded by the coding sequence ATGAGCGTACGGCGCGTGATGGGCACGGAGGTCGAGTACGGCATCTCCGTGCAGGGACAGCCGTCGGCCAACCCGATGGTGGCGTCCTCCCAGATCGTCAACGCCTACGCCAGCTCGACGGTGAAGGCGCGGCGGGCGCGCTGGGACTTCGAGGAGGAGTCGCCGCTGCGTGACGCTCGCGGCTTCGACATGGCCCGGCAGGTGGCCGACCCGAGCCAGCTCACCGACGAGGACCTCGGCCTGGCCAACGTCATCCTCACCAACGGTGCGCGGCTCTACGTCGACCACGCGCACCCGGAGTACTCCTCGCCGGAGGTGACGACGCCGCTCGACGTCGTCCGCTGGGAGAAGGCGGGGGAGCAGGTGATGCTCGACGCGTCGCGGATGGCGGCGCAGGTGCCGGGCAGCACCCCGATCGTGCTCTACAAGAACAACACCGACAACAAGGGTGCGTCCTACGGCGCCCACGAGAACTACCTGATGCGGCGCTCCACCCCGTTCGCCGAGATCGTGCGCCACCTGACGCCGTTCTTCGTATCCCGCCAGGTGGTCACCGGCGCGGGCCGGGTCGGCATCGGACAGGACGGGCGCGACACGACACCCGAGCGTGGCTTCCAGATCAGCCAGCGCGCCGACTACTTCGAGGTCGAGGTGGGGCTCGAGACGACCCTCAAGCGACCGATCATCAACACCCGCGACGAGCCGCACGCCGACCCCGCCGTCTACCGCCGTCTCCACGTCATCCTCGGCGACGCCAACCTCGCCGAGGTCTCGATCTACCTCAAGACCGGCACCACCGCGCTCGTGCTCGCGATGATCGAGGACGCCTTCATCGACCGCGACCTGAGCGTCGAGGGGGCCGTCAAGGCGCTCCGCGACGTCTCGCACGACCCGACGCTGCGGCAGCTCGTCACCCTGCGCGACGGGCGCCGGCTCACCGCCGTACAGCTGCAGCTCGAGTACCTCGACCTCGCCCGCAAGTACGTCGAGGACCGCTACGGCGCCGATGCCGACGAGCAGACCGTGGACGTCCTCGCCCGCTGGGAGTCGGTGCTGACCCGGCTCGAGCGCGACCCGATGGAGTGCGCCGGGGAGCTCGACTGGGTCGCCAAGCTCAAGCTGCTCACCCAGTACCGCGACCGCGACGACCTCGACTGGGACGACGCCAAGCTGCACCTCATCGACCTGCAGTACGCCGACGTACGACCCGACAAGGGGCTCTACCACCGTTTGGCCGCCGCCGGTCGCATCGAGCGGCTGCTCGACGACGCGACGATCGAGGCGGCCATGCACGACCCGCCGGTCGACACCCGCGCCTACTTCCGCGGTCGCTGCCTCGACAAGTACGCCGACTCGGTGGCCGCCGCGTCGTGGGACTCGGTGATCTTCGACCTCCCTGGCCGTGAGTCGCTCCAGCGGGTCCCCACCATCGACCCCCTCCGCGGCACGCGCGCCCACGTCGGCGAGCTGATCGACCGCAGCGACTCCGCCCAGGCCCTCGTCGCGGCGATCACCCGCTGA
- a CDS encoding class I SAM-dependent methyltransferase — MSLRVWDERVLPRLTDRSLRGPELDELRRAVCAGLTGRVLEIGFGSGLNVPWYPGGVTSVAAIEPSDLAWELSQRRRSASDVTVVRAGLDGQRLDLPDDSHDSALVTFSLCTVADPLLALREARRVVRDGGRLHALEHGVAPEESVRRWQRRMEPVQRTVFAGCHLTRDVPDLLTSAGWRVEDREQDYLPGPALARPWTYVYRLVAG; from the coding sequence ATGAGCCTACGGGTGTGGGACGAGCGCGTGCTGCCGCGCCTGACCGACCGGAGCCTGCGGGGCCCCGAGCTTGACGAGCTGCGCAGGGCCGTCTGCGCCGGCCTGACCGGGCGGGTGCTCGAGATCGGCTTCGGCAGCGGGCTCAACGTCCCCTGGTATCCCGGCGGGGTCACGTCGGTGGCCGCGATCGAGCCGTCGGACCTCGCCTGGGAGCTCTCCCAGCGCCGGCGGTCAGCCAGCGACGTCACGGTCGTCCGCGCCGGGCTCGACGGCCAGCGGCTCGACCTGCCGGACGACTCGCACGACAGCGCGCTGGTGACGTTCAGCCTGTGCACGGTGGCGGACCCGCTGCTGGCGCTGCGGGAGGCGCGGCGGGTGGTGCGCGACGGTGGGCGGCTGCACGCGCTCGAGCACGGCGTGGCACCCGAGGAGTCCGTACGCCGGTGGCAGCGTCGGATGGAGCCCGTGCAGCGAACCGTCTTCGCCGGCTGCCACCTGACCCGCGACGTGCCGGACCTGCTCACGTCCGCCGGGTGGCGGGTCGAGGACCGGGAGCAGGACTACCTGCCCGGACCGGCCCTCGCCCGGCCGTGGACGTACGTCTACCGGCTGGTAGCCGGCTGA
- the arc gene encoding proteasome ATPase produces the protein MTEPTREQLATQVRYLEDEVTDLRRRLEDLPGQSRGLETRLADAQRSLAAVSSQNERLAQTLRDARDQITTLKEEVDRLAQPPAGFGTFLGRNDDDSVDVFTGGRKLRVSVSPAVELDGLVRGQEVMLNEALNVVAALDFEQVGEVVMLKEILADGDRALVIANADEERVVRLAEPLRAEDVTIRAGDSLLLDTRAGYVYEVVPKSEVEELVLEEVPDIDYTQIGGLTTQIDAIRDAVELPYLHPELFKDHELKPPKGVLLYGPPGCGKTLIAKAVANSLAKKVSERTGASGKSYFLNIKGPELLNKYVGETERHIRLVFQRAREKASLGTPVIVFFDEMDSLFRTRGSGVSSDVENTIVPQLLSEIDGVEALENVLVIGASNREDMIDPAILRPGRLDVKIKIERPDAESARDIFSKYLTPSLPLHAEDLTEFGQDRTATVNAMIRATVERMYTESEENRFLEVTYANGDKEVLYFKDFNSGAMIQNIVDRAKKMAIKDFLDSDLNPAQRGLRVQHMLQACVDEFKENEDLPNTTNPDDWARISGKKGERIVFIRTLITGKQGTEPGRSIDTVANTGQYL, from the coding sequence ATGACTGAGCCGACCCGCGAGCAACTTGCCACTCAGGTGCGCTACCTGGAGGACGAGGTCACCGACCTGCGCCGCCGCCTGGAGGACCTGCCCGGTCAGTCGCGCGGCCTGGAGACCCGGCTGGCCGACGCGCAGCGGTCCCTGGCGGCCGTCTCGAGCCAGAACGAGCGGCTCGCCCAGACGCTGCGCGACGCGCGCGACCAGATCACCACGCTCAAGGAGGAGGTCGACCGGCTGGCACAGCCGCCGGCGGGCTTCGGCACGTTCCTCGGGCGCAACGACGACGACTCCGTCGACGTCTTCACCGGCGGGCGCAAGCTGCGCGTCAGCGTCAGCCCCGCCGTCGAGCTCGACGGCCTCGTGCGCGGCCAGGAGGTCATGCTCAACGAGGCCCTCAACGTCGTCGCCGCCCTCGACTTCGAGCAGGTGGGCGAGGTCGTCATGCTGAAGGAGATCCTCGCCGACGGCGACCGCGCGCTCGTGATCGCCAACGCCGACGAGGAGCGCGTCGTGCGCCTCGCCGAGCCGCTGCGCGCCGAGGACGTCACGATCCGCGCTGGTGACTCGCTGCTGCTCGACACTCGTGCCGGCTACGTCTACGAGGTCGTCCCGAAGTCGGAGGTCGAGGAGCTCGTCCTGGAGGAGGTGCCCGACATCGACTACACGCAGATCGGCGGCCTCACCACCCAGATCGACGCGATCCGCGACGCGGTCGAGCTGCCCTACCTGCACCCCGAGCTGTTCAAGGACCACGAGCTCAAGCCCCCGAAGGGGGTGCTGCTCTACGGCCCGCCCGGCTGCGGCAAGACCCTGATCGCCAAGGCGGTCGCCAACTCGCTGGCCAAGAAGGTCTCCGAGCGCACCGGGGCGTCGGGGAAGTCCTACTTCCTCAACATCAAGGGACCCGAGCTGCTCAACAAGTACGTCGGCGAGACCGAGCGGCACATCCGCCTGGTCTTCCAGCGGGCGCGCGAGAAGGCCTCGCTCGGCACCCCGGTCATCGTCTTCTTCGACGAGATGGACTCGCTCTTCCGCACCCGCGGCTCGGGCGTGTCCTCCGACGTGGAGAACACGATCGTGCCCCAGCTGCTCAGCGAGATCGACGGCGTCGAGGCTCTCGAGAACGTCCTCGTGATCGGTGCCTCCAACCGCGAGGACATGATCGACCCCGCCATCCTGCGGCCCGGTCGCCTCGACGTGAAGATCAAGATCGAGCGCCCCGACGCGGAGTCGGCGCGCGACATCTTCTCGAAGTACCTGACCCCGAGCCTGCCGCTGCACGCCGAGGACCTCACCGAGTTCGGCCAGGACCGCACCGCCACCGTCAACGCGATGATCCGCGCCACGGTGGAACGGATGTACACCGAGTCGGAGGAGAACCGCTTCCTCGAGGTCACCTACGCCAATGGCGACAAGGAGGTCCTCTACTTCAAGGACTTCAACTCCGGCGCGATGATCCAGAACATCGTCGACCGGGCCAAGAAGATGGCGATCAAGGACTTCCTCGACAGCGACCTCAACCCCGCGCAGCGCGGTCTCCGGGTCCAGCACATGCTCCAGGCGTGCGTGGACGAGTTCAAGGAGAACGAGGACCTGCCCAACACCACCAACCCCGACGACTGGGCGCGGATCTCGGGCAAGAAGGGCGAGCGGATCGTCTTCATCCGCACGCTCATCACCGGAAAGCAGGGCACCGAGCCGGGTCGCTCGATCGACACGGTCGCCAACACCGGCCAGTACCTCTGA
- a CDS encoding GrpB family protein, translated as MSGIEVVDWSPRWAEQYDDVAAVLHDALAGIASATVEHVGSTSVPGLAAKPILDIDVVVDAQDVPGAIAALESIGYEHRGDLGVAGREAFHAPDEPRRNVYVCTAGTLNVRNHLAVRDVLRSQDDLREAYAAVKQALAADPGMDIDTYLAGKSAVLQQVLEASGDMTQAELDTIRRLNGG; from the coding sequence GTGAGCGGAATCGAGGTCGTCGACTGGTCGCCGCGGTGGGCCGAGCAGTACGACGACGTCGCAGCGGTGCTGCACGACGCCCTCGCCGGCATCGCCTCCGCCACGGTCGAGCACGTCGGCTCCACGTCGGTCCCGGGGCTGGCGGCGAAGCCGATCCTCGACATCGACGTCGTCGTCGACGCGCAGGACGTGCCCGGCGCGATCGCGGCGCTGGAGTCGATCGGCTACGAACATCGCGGCGACCTCGGTGTCGCCGGCCGCGAAGCGTTCCACGCGCCTGACGAGCCGCGTCGCAACGTCTACGTCTGCACCGCCGGCACCCTGAACGTGCGCAACCACCTCGCTGTCCGCGACGTGCTCCGGTCCCAGGACGACCTGCGCGAGGCGTACGCCGCCGTGAAGCAGGCGCTGGCGGCCGACCCGGGGATGGACATCGACACCTACCTCGCCGGGAAGTCGGCGGTGCTCCAGCAGGTGCTCGAGGCATCGGGGGACATGACGCAGGCGGAGCTGGACACGATCCGACGTCTCAACGGCGGTTGA
- a CDS encoding tRNA (adenine-N1)-methyltransferase — protein MSEPSPDVPAEAWSGVHRGPLREGEWVRLVDNKGRKHNFELVAGKRFFSNKGHLDHDDMIGREEGFTLVSSAGGQYLVFRPLLNEFVVSMPRGAAVVYPKDAAQIVALADIYPGARVVEAGVGSGALTCSLLRAVGPWGRVTSFELREEFADVARRNVNQFFSAPEGQTHPAWDLRLGDLKEGLPALGGQADRVILDMLDPWNCVDAVADALVPGGIVCAYVATTTQLSRVVETLRVHGGFTEPQAWESLVRDWHVEGLAVRPGHKMIGHTAFLVTARRMAPGEQPPRKTRRPAPGAYGPDYTGPRPADIPPVNPAHLDSDDE, from the coding sequence ATGTCCGAGCCTTCTCCCGACGTCCCCGCCGAGGCCTGGTCCGGCGTCCACCGCGGCCCCCTGCGTGAGGGCGAGTGGGTCCGCCTGGTCGACAACAAGGGCCGCAAGCACAACTTCGAGCTCGTCGCGGGCAAGCGGTTCTTCTCCAACAAGGGTCATCTCGACCACGACGACATGATCGGTCGCGAGGAGGGCTTCACGCTCGTCTCGTCGGCGGGCGGGCAGTACCTCGTCTTCCGCCCGCTGCTCAATGAGTTCGTCGTCTCCATGCCGCGCGGGGCGGCCGTGGTCTACCCGAAGGACGCAGCCCAGATCGTGGCACTCGCCGACATCTACCCCGGCGCCCGCGTGGTGGAGGCCGGTGTCGGGTCGGGTGCACTCACCTGCTCGCTCTTGCGGGCCGTTGGCCCGTGGGGCCGCGTGACGTCGTTCGAGCTCCGCGAGGAGTTCGCCGACGTCGCCCGACGCAACGTCAACCAGTTCTTCTCCGCCCCCGAGGGCCAGACCCACCCGGCCTGGGACCTGCGGCTCGGCGACCTCAAGGAGGGCCTGCCCGCGCTGGGCGGCCAGGCCGACCGCGTCATCCTCGACATGCTGGACCCGTGGAACTGCGTCGATGCGGTCGCCGACGCGCTCGTGCCCGGCGGCATCGTCTGCGCCTACGTCGCCACCACCACCCAGCTCTCCCGCGTGGTCGAGACCCTGCGCGTCCACGGCGGCTTCACCGAACCGCAGGCGTGGGAGTCCCTCGTGCGCGACTGGCACGTGGAGGGCCTCGCCGTGCGACCCGGGCACAAGATGATCGGGCACACCGCCTTCCTCGTCACCGCGCGCCGCATGGCGCCGGGGGAGCAGCCGCCACGCAAGACCCGGCGTCCCGCGCCCGGCGCCTACGGTCCGGACTACACCGGCCCGCGCCCCGCGGACATCCCGCCGGTCAACCCCGCGCACCTCGACTCCGACGACGAGTGA
- a CDS encoding site-2 protease family protein, whose protein sequence is MSDPIDPASDDGDERRPPRPRGTLRIGSIVGIDVLITSSWFVVALLISLAFGPRIEAAQPGLGFWKYVAGFVFAVVLYLSVLLHEASHAVVAKRLGYGVNSITLHFLGGMTEVDGQSRRPRHEFWIAVVGPLTSIAVGAASGAVAYVMSDGLVREAMVLLAGANLLIGVLNLVPGLPLDGGRVLKALVWGASGNQHRGTIVAGWGGRITAVALLAWPLVQEQVIGEPPSILDLVLVFILGLFLWTGATAAMAHARLRQRLPALVARPLARRTLTVPEDLPLAEAVRRAQEAEAGSIVTVTPDGTPVGIVSEAAVTAMPVERRPWVAVSAVARTMEEGLTLPATVAGEDLILAISRRPAEEYLLVEADGRIYGVLSTADVDRAFRENGRR, encoded by the coding sequence GTGTCCGATCCCATCGATCCAGCGTCTGACGACGGCGACGAGCGGCGCCCACCGCGCCCGCGCGGCACGCTTCGCATCGGGTCGATCGTCGGGATCGACGTCCTCATCACCTCCTCGTGGTTCGTCGTCGCGCTGCTGATCTCGCTGGCGTTCGGGCCACGCATCGAGGCCGCCCAACCCGGTCTGGGGTTCTGGAAGTACGTCGCCGGCTTCGTGTTCGCGGTCGTGCTCTACCTCTCGGTCCTGCTCCACGAGGCGTCCCACGCGGTCGTCGCGAAGCGCCTGGGCTACGGCGTCAACTCGATCACCCTGCACTTCCTCGGCGGCATGACGGAGGTCGACGGGCAGTCGCGGCGTCCCCGCCACGAGTTCTGGATCGCCGTCGTCGGCCCGCTCACCTCGATCGCGGTCGGCGCTGCGTCCGGAGCCGTGGCCTACGTGATGTCGGACGGGCTCGTCCGTGAGGCGATGGTCCTCCTCGCCGGCGCCAACCTGTTGATCGGCGTGCTCAACCTCGTGCCGGGCCTGCCGCTCGACGGCGGTCGCGTCCTCAAGGCGCTCGTCTGGGGTGCCTCCGGCAACCAGCACCGCGGCACCATCGTCGCCGGCTGGGGCGGTCGCATCACAGCGGTGGCGCTGCTGGCCTGGCCGCTGGTGCAGGAGCAGGTGATCGGCGAGCCGCCGAGCATCCTCGACCTCGTCCTCGTGTTCATCCTCGGCCTGTTCCTCTGGACCGGCGCGACGGCCGCGATGGCACACGCCCGGCTGCGTCAGCGCCTCCCTGCCCTCGTCGCGCGCCCGCTCGCACGTCGTACGCTCACCGTCCCCGAGGACCTGCCCCTCGCCGAGGCCGTACGCCGCGCGCAGGAGGCCGAGGCGGGCAGCATCGTCACCGTCACGCCCGACGGCACCCCCGTGGGCATCGTCAGTGAGGCGGCGGTGACCGCGATGCCGGTCGAGCGCCGACCGTGGGTGGCGGTGTCGGCGGTCGCCCGCACGATGGAAGAGGGGCTCACGCTGCCCGCCACCGTCGCGGGGGAGGACCTCATCCTCGCCATCAGCCGGCGCCCCGCGGAGGAGTACCTCCTCGTCGAGGCCGACGGCCGGATCTACGGGGTGCTGTCGACCGCCGACGTCGACCGGGCGTTTCGTGAGAACGGTCGCCGCTGA
- a CDS encoding RecB family exonuclease, translating to MSTSLPTPATTAAPESPAERISTPVDGVDVLGAISPSRAGDFMACPLMYRFRTIDRLPEPPSPDAVRGTVVHKVLEDLFDAPAAERTPERAGDMLVPTWELLLEADPGLAEMFGGEGPDLAAWLASCRTVLDRYFDLEDPRRLEPAERELYVEALLDSKLLLRGFVDRVDVAPNGRIRVVDYKSGKAPGEGYEAKALFQMRFYALVLWRLRGVVPSVLQLVYLGNGEILRYEPDEDDLRATERKVEAVWRAIRLAQETGDWRPSPSRLCDWCSFHEFCPTKGGTIPPLPEAAPAPATDASTDGSTD from the coding sequence ATGTCGACCTCCCTCCCGACTCCTGCCACCACGGCAGCGCCCGAGTCCCCCGCCGAGCGGATCTCGACGCCCGTGGACGGGGTCGACGTGCTCGGGGCGATCTCGCCCAGCCGGGCGGGCGACTTCATGGCGTGCCCCCTGATGTACCGCTTCCGCACCATCGACCGGCTGCCCGAGCCGCCGTCGCCCGACGCCGTCCGCGGCACCGTGGTGCACAAGGTGCTCGAGGACCTCTTCGACGCACCAGCGGCGGAGCGCACGCCCGAGCGGGCCGGCGACATGCTCGTGCCCACCTGGGAGCTGCTGCTCGAGGCCGACCCCGGCCTGGCCGAGATGTTCGGCGGCGAGGGGCCCGACCTCGCTGCGTGGCTCGCCTCCTGCCGCACCGTGCTCGACCGCTACTTCGACCTCGAGGACCCGAGGCGCCTCGAGCCTGCCGAGCGGGAGCTCTATGTCGAGGCGCTGCTCGACTCCAAGCTGCTGCTGCGCGGGTTCGTCGACCGCGTCGACGTGGCGCCGAACGGCCGGATCAGGGTGGTGGACTACAAGAGCGGCAAGGCCCCCGGCGAGGGCTACGAGGCCAAGGCGCTGTTCCAGATGAGGTTCTACGCGCTCGTCCTCTGGCGGTTGCGCGGCGTCGTGCCGTCGGTGCTGCAGCTGGTCTACCTCGGCAACGGCGAGATCCTGCGCTACGAGCCCGACGAGGACGACCTCCGCGCCACCGAGCGCAAGGTCGAGGCGGTGTGGCGGGCGATCCGCCTCGCCCAGGAGACGGGCGACTGGCGCCCGAGCCCGTCCCGCCTCTGCGACTGGTGCTCGTTCCACGAGTTCTGCCCCACCAAGGGCGGCACGATCCCACCGCTGCCCGAGGCCGCCCCGGCACCCGCGACGGACGCGTCGACCGACGGGTCCACCGACTGA
- a CDS encoding HAD family hydrolase, with amino-acid sequence MTSHRSRVGEVAGAPTPFPAAVLWDMDGTLVDTEPYWIATEYAMAEKYGGTWSEEHALNLVGNALLESGDYIRVHMGIDRTPQQIVDELLDGVVARVEVEVPWRPGARELLTDLHRQGVPCALVTMSWQRFVDPILAHLPEGAFATVVTGDRVEFGKPHPEPYLTAAAELGLHPGQCLAIEDSNTGAKSAVAAGCTVLCVPNHVPILEGDGRVFVDTLDGLDTAGLAALVDSYAGGSETPTA; translated from the coding sequence GTGACATCACACCGCAGCCGGGTCGGCGAGGTCGCCGGCGCTCCGACGCCCTTCCCGGCCGCGGTGCTCTGGGACATGGACGGGACGCTCGTCGACACCGAGCCCTACTGGATCGCCACCGAGTACGCGATGGCGGAGAAGTACGGCGGCACCTGGTCGGAGGAGCACGCACTGAACCTCGTCGGGAACGCCCTGCTCGAGTCCGGTGACTACATCCGCGTGCACATGGGGATCGACCGCACGCCGCAGCAGATCGTCGACGAGCTGCTCGACGGCGTCGTCGCCCGGGTCGAGGTGGAGGTGCCGTGGCGCCCCGGGGCCCGCGAGCTCCTCACCGACCTGCACCGGCAGGGCGTGCCCTGCGCCCTCGTCACCATGTCGTGGCAGCGGTTCGTCGACCCGATCCTCGCCCACCTCCCCGAGGGCGCCTTCGCGACGGTGGTGACCGGCGACCGCGTCGAGTTCGGCAAGCCGCACCCCGAGCCGTACCTCACCGCGGCCGCCGAGCTGGGCCTGCACCCGGGCCAGTGCCTGGCGATCGAGGACTCCAACACGGGCGCCAAGTCGGCCGTCGCCGCGGGGTGCACCGTGCTGTGCGTGCCCAACCACGTGCCGATCCTCGAGGGGGATGGGCGCGTCTTCGTCGACACCCTCGACGGCCTCGACACCGCCGGTCTCGCCGCGCTCGTGGACTCGTACGCCGGCGGGTCGGAGACCCCGACCGCCTAG
- a CDS encoding GntP family permease: MVALHTTIAIVLVIALIIKVRIDPVISLILGSLYLGLASGVGFAGTIEAITTGFGGIMAEVGLLIGFGVLIGSLLHSTGAFRRLVALLVQRVGSARLPYALTSMLAVVMPSIYVDVQVVLAAPVARSASPFIGKVGLPVLASALGCGIFAGYVFVIPGLAAISIAGLLDIRLGDWLVYGVVIGLITALVSTLLMRLLFSAGGFWNPETDEEVDEAMAEQEAADRAYLTGEADSSEEALASSESEATAAKEQAGVRQLPLIVLMLPILVPLLLIAFGAFAELGGWSTSFIAFLGDANVALFIGLLGAYFLSRASSGREHTNEAMEDGFHTTGEILLITGVGGSLGAVIEATGLDSVLGDLFQADEGAPVVLSILLAWFIAAVLHLAIGSVSVAAITAAGIIAPILDSLPISPIAVGLAIASGAMFALQVNSNFFWMFKSLLGLSTKGTLKTLTLVTSVASVVSLPLVMLAAVVL; this comes from the coding sequence ATGGTCGCCCTGCACACCACGATCGCGATCGTGCTGGTCATCGCACTCATCATCAAGGTCCGCATCGACCCGGTGATCTCACTGATCCTCGGATCCCTGTACCTCGGACTGGCCAGCGGCGTCGGCTTCGCCGGCACCATCGAGGCGATCACCACCGGCTTCGGCGGGATCATGGCGGAGGTCGGCCTGCTGATCGGATTCGGTGTGCTGATCGGCTCGCTGCTGCACTCCACGGGTGCGTTCCGGCGCCTGGTCGCGCTCCTGGTGCAGCGGGTCGGCTCGGCGCGGCTGCCGTACGCCCTGACCTCGATGCTGGCGGTGGTGATGCCGTCGATCTACGTGGACGTGCAGGTCGTCCTCGCCGCACCGGTCGCCCGATCGGCATCGCCGTTCATCGGCAAGGTCGGACTCCCCGTGCTCGCGTCCGCGCTCGGTTGCGGCATCTTCGCCGGCTACGTCTTCGTCATCCCCGGCCTCGCCGCCATCTCGATCGCCGGCCTTCTCGACATCCGCCTCGGCGACTGGCTCGTGTACGGCGTCGTGATCGGCCTGATCACGGCCCTCGTCTCCACGCTGCTGATGCGCCTGCTGTTCTCGGCCGGCGGCTTCTGGAACCCGGAGACGGACGAAGAGGTCGACGAGGCGATGGCGGAGCAGGAGGCGGCCGACCGGGCCTACCTGACGGGCGAGGCGGACTCCTCGGAGGAGGCGCTGGCCAGCAGCGAGTCCGAGGCGACCGCGGCCAAGGAGCAGGCGGGCGTACGCCAGCTCCCGCTCATCGTGCTGATGCTGCCGATCCTGGTGCCGCTGCTGCTGATCGCCTTCGGCGCGTTCGCCGAGCTGGGTGGCTGGTCCACCTCCTTCATCGCCTTCCTCGGCGATGCCAACGTCGCGCTCTTCATCGGCCTCCTCGGGGCCTACTTCCTCTCGCGCGCCTCGTCGGGCCGTGAGCACACCAACGAGGCGATGGAGGACGGGTTCCACACGACCGGCGAGATCCTCCTCATCACCGGCGTGGGCGGCTCGCTCGGCGCGGTCATCGAGGCGACCGGGCTCGACAGCGTGCTCGGCGACCTGTTCCAGGCCGACGAGGGCGCACCCGTCGTGCTGAGCATCCTGCTGGCGTGGTTCATCGCCGCGGTCCTGCACCTGGCGATCGGCTCCGTGTCGGTGGCGGCGATCACCGCAGCCGGCATCATCGCCCCGATCCTCGACTCGCTGCCCATCTCGCCCATCGCCGTAGGCCTGGCCATCGCGTCGGGCGCGATGTTCGCCCTGCAGGTGAACAGCAACTTCTTCTGGATGTTCAAGTCGCTGCTGGGCCTGTCGACCAAGGGCACGCTCAAGACGCTGACGCTCGTGACCTCGGTGGCCTCGGTCGTCTCGCTGCCGCTCGTCATGCTGGCGGCCGTCGTCCTCTGA